From Arvicanthis niloticus isolate mArvNil1 chromosome 22, mArvNil1.pat.X, whole genome shotgun sequence, the proteins below share one genomic window:
- the Plekhj1 gene encoding pleckstrin homology domain-containing family J member 1 — MRYNEKELQALSRQPAEMAAELGMRGPKKGSVAKRRLVKLVVNFLFYFRPDEAEPLGALLLERCRVAQEEPGGFSISFVEDLSRKYHFECCSQEQCQEWMEALQRASYEYMRRSLVFYRNEIRKMTGKDPLEQFGISEEARFQLNSLPKDGRTACIGSQLDVLD; from the exons ATGCGGTACAACGAGAAAGAGTTGCAGGCGCTGTCCCGGCAGCCGGCAGAGATGGCCGCCGAGCTGGGCATGCGAGGCCCCAAAAAGGGCAGCG TGGCCAAGAGGCGGCTGGTGAAGCTGGTGGTCAACTTCCTTTTTTACTTCCGCCCGGACGAGGCCGAG CCCCTCGGAGCCCTGTTGCTGGAGCGCTGCAGAGTGGCCCAGGAAGAGCCGGGTGGCTTCTCTATCA GCTTCGTGGAAGACCTCAGCAGGAAATACCACTTCGAATGCTGTAGCCAAGAGCAGTGTCAGGAGTGGATGGAGGCTCTGCAGCGGGCCAG CTATGAATACATGCGGCGGAGCCTCGTCTTCTACAGGAATGAGATCAGGAAGATGACTGGCAAG GATCCCCTGGAGCAGTTTGGCATCTCCGAGGAGGCCAGGTTCCAGCTGAATAGCCTGCCTAAGGATGGACGGACTGCTTGTATTGGCTCCCAGTTAGATGTGTTGGACTGA